One segment of Vibrio orientalis CIP 102891 = ATCC 33934 DNA contains the following:
- the ybgF gene encoding tol-pal system protein YbgF produces the protein MFSNLKRVVTLTLLASAAGNVLAAPAPVSDLSGSNTATSSSSVRGNESDVQRLERLLENRNRVQLQMQQQLDDMALEISDLRGQLEKSTYDMQQMLKRQRELFIELDKVRSQATTPAPQTETKTAEKQTGGTFSSNVDEQTAYQNSVDLILKKRDYTGAIAAFQQFQKDYPDSTFTPNSHYWLGQLYFAKKQDKDAVKSFAAVVAYKDSNKRADALVKLGDIAQRNNNAEQAKKYYQQVVDEYPTSASANLAKERL, from the coding sequence ATGTTCAGTAACCTTAAGCGCGTTGTTACGCTTACGTTACTGGCAAGTGCAGCGGGCAATGTGCTCGCTGCACCAGCTCCAGTATCCGATCTAAGCGGTAGCAATACTGCCACTTCTTCATCTTCAGTTCGTGGCAACGAGTCTGATGTCCAGCGCTTAGAGCGCCTATTGGAAAACCGTAATCGTGTGCAGTTGCAAATGCAGCAACAGTTAGACGATATGGCTCTAGAGATCAGCGACTTACGCGGTCAACTAGAGAAAAGCACCTATGATATGCAGCAAATGTTGAAGCGCCAGCGTGAATTGTTCATTGAACTGGACAAAGTACGCAGCCAAGCAACGACGCCTGCACCGCAAACAGAAACAAAAACAGCAGAGAAACAAACCGGTGGCACATTCAGCTCTAATGTTGATGAGCAAACGGCTTACCAAAACTCTGTCGATTTGATTCTGAAAAAGCGTGATTACACCGGTGCTATTGCTGCATTCCAGCAGTTCCAAAAGGACTACCCAGATTCGACCTTCACACCTAACTCACATTACTGGTTAGGTCAGCTTTATTTCGCTAAGAAGCAAGATAAAGATGCAGTGAAGAGTTTCGCTGCGGTAGTGGCTTATAAAGATTCAAATAAGCGTGCTGATGCGCTAGTGAAACTGGGTGACATTGCCCAGCGTAACAACAACGCAGAGCAAGCGAAGAAGTACTATCAACAAGTGGTTGATGAGTATCCAACGAGCGCTTCTGCCAACTTGGCAAAAGAGCGTTTGTAG
- a CDS encoding potassium channel protein produces the protein MTLWLSFRKWLNSHLFNLSNRNLAFLVLAYIVLSWGLLTLSGEHSLTHDLSTFVYFLMVTASTVGYGDHSPETAAGKWVVIVFVIPGGLTLFAALIGRLATGAVEYWRAGILGKRRVGVENHILLLGWNGQRTMHLIRMLQHEEEGKRPIVLCSRSDIENPLPGQIGFVKVNSYTDAQEMEKAAIDKASCIVVDNLEDDITLSAALYSANINPKAHLLAYFKDEALSNLLNQHCPNAECIPAVGAEMLAKAAVDPGSSALHQELLASTRGMTQYSTTYPADLNGITVEAAFHFMKKEYQATLIAFDIGNGIELNPELERDIPPSAKVFYIADERIDEFNWSSIAS, from the coding sequence ATGACTCTTTGGCTATCATTTAGAAAGTGGCTGAACTCTCACCTGTTTAACCTCAGTAATCGCAATCTAGCCTTTTTGGTTCTCGCCTATATTGTGCTTTCTTGGGGACTGCTTACCTTAAGTGGTGAGCATTCACTTACTCATGACCTTTCTACGTTCGTCTACTTCTTGATGGTAACGGCCTCAACGGTTGGCTACGGGGATCATTCTCCAGAGACTGCTGCAGGTAAGTGGGTGGTGATCGTATTTGTTATCCCGGGTGGTTTGACCCTTTTCGCGGCATTGATTGGTCGCTTAGCAACAGGCGCAGTCGAGTACTGGCGCGCAGGAATATTAGGTAAACGGAGAGTTGGTGTGGAGAATCACATATTACTATTAGGTTGGAACGGTCAACGAACGATGCACTTGATTCGCATGCTACAGCACGAAGAAGAGGGCAAACGTCCGATCGTATTATGTAGCCGCTCAGACATCGAAAACCCGTTACCTGGTCAAATTGGCTTCGTAAAGGTCAACAGCTACACCGATGCTCAAGAGATGGAAAAAGCCGCGATTGATAAAGCGAGCTGCATTGTGGTTGATAACCTAGAAGATGATATTACGCTCTCTGCTGCGCTATACAGTGCCAATATCAACCCTAAGGCCCATTTACTGGCTTACTTCAAAGACGAAGCGTTGAGTAACCTTCTTAATCAGCACTGCCCAAATGCCGAGTGTATTCCTGCGGTGGGGGCTGAAATGTTAGCGAAAGCAGCGGTGGACCCAGGTTCGAGCGCATTGCACCAAGAGCTATTGGCATCGACGCGCGGTATGACTCAGTACTCAACGACTTATCCAGCAGATTTAAATGGAATAACGGTTGAAGCGGCATTTCATTTTATGAAGAAAGAGTATCAGGCGACATTGATTGCATTTGATATTGGCAATGGAATCGAGCTCAACCCTGAGCTAGAACGTGATATTCCACCAAGCGCTAAGGTGTTCTATATTGCGGATGAGCGAATCGATGAGTTCAATTGGTCATCGATCGCTAGCTAG
- the nadA gene encoding quinolinate synthase NadA: protein MSHILDTIETVYPFPPKPVPLSEEEKQAYTANIKKLLKEKDAVLIAHYYTDPEIQALAEETGGFVGDSLEMAKFGNRHPASTLIIGGVRFMGESAKILTPEKRILMPTLEAECSLDLGCPADKFSEFCDAHPDHTVVVYANTSAAVKARADWVVTSSIALEIVEHLDAEDKPIIWGPDRHLGSYISNKTGADMLLWQGECIVHDEFSADALRKMKSVYPDAAILVHPESPASVVELADAVGSTSQLIKAAKELPQQKMIVATDKGIFFKMQQLVPEKELIEAPTAGAGATCRSCAHCPWMAMNGLKAIEAALSEGGSEHEIFVDEALRVKSLIPLNRMLDFAEQLNMQVKGNA, encoded by the coding sequence ATGAGCCACATATTAGATACCATAGAGACAGTTTACCCATTCCCACCAAAACCAGTCCCACTGTCAGAAGAAGAAAAACAAGCGTATACCGCCAACATTAAAAAGCTTCTGAAAGAGAAAGACGCGGTGTTAATTGCCCATTACTATACCGATCCTGAGATTCAAGCTCTGGCTGAAGAGACAGGCGGCTTTGTGGGTGATTCCCTTGAAATGGCCAAGTTTGGTAATCGCCATCCAGCAAGTACACTGATCATCGGTGGTGTACGCTTCATGGGTGAATCAGCGAAGATCCTGACGCCTGAGAAACGCATCCTAATGCCAACGCTTGAAGCGGAATGTTCGCTTGATTTAGGTTGCCCAGCCGATAAGTTCTCAGAGTTCTGTGATGCGCATCCTGACCACACGGTTGTTGTATATGCCAATACTTCAGCAGCGGTGAAAGCGCGCGCTGATTGGGTGGTCACATCAAGTATCGCCCTTGAAATCGTTGAGCACCTAGATGCGGAAGATAAACCAATTATTTGGGGCCCTGACCGTCACCTAGGTTCATACATCTCAAACAAAACCGGCGCAGACATGCTGTTATGGCAAGGCGAATGTATTGTTCATGATGAGTTCTCTGCTGACGCTCTACGCAAGATGAAGTCAGTTTACCCTGATGCAGCAATTCTTGTTCACCCAGAGTCGCCAGCGAGCGTTGTCGAGCTTGCAGACGCGGTCGGCTCAACAAGCCAGCTTATTAAGGCAGCAAAAGAGCTACCTCAGCAGAAAATGATCGTGGCAACGGATAAAGGCATCTTCTTCAAGATGCAGCAACTCGTGCCAGAGAAAGAGCTGATTGAAGCGCCGACAGCAGGAGCGGGTGCAACTTGCCGCAGCTGTGCACACTGTCCTTGGATGGCGATGAACGGCCTGAAAGCGATTGAAGCGGCACTTAGTGAAGGTGGATCAGAGCATGAGATCTTCGTTGATGAAGCGCTACGCGTTAAGTCTCTGATCCCGCTTAACCGAATGTTAGATTTCGCAGAACAGCTCAATATGCAAGTCAAAGGCAATGCATAA